From a single Streptomyces sp. 1331.2 genomic region:
- a CDS encoding antibiotic biosynthesis monooxygenase family protein produces MSVVKINVLTVPAEQREVLEQRFASRAGAVENSDGFEWFELLRPVEGTDQYLVYTRWRSEEDFKAWMEGPMKSAHQNGGDGEAPKRPAASGSTLWSFEVVQSAGPKNA; encoded by the coding sequence ATGTCCGTCGTCAAGATCAACGTACTGACGGTCCCGGCCGAGCAGCGCGAGGTGCTGGAGCAGCGCTTCGCCTCCCGCGCCGGCGCGGTGGAGAACTCGGACGGCTTCGAGTGGTTCGAACTCCTCCGCCCGGTCGAGGGCACCGACCAGTACCTGGTCTACACCCGTTGGCGCAGCGAGGAGGACTTCAAGGCCTGGATGGAGGGCCCGATGAAGTCGGCCCACCAGAACGGCGGCGACGGCGAGGCGCCCAAGCGCCCGGCTGCCTCCGGCTCCACCCTCTGGTCCTTCGAGGTCGTCCAGTCGGCCGGCCCCAAGAACGCCTAG
- a CDS encoding alpha/beta hydrolase: MGGGRCEGCALVHGEDGAAAEHRQDGGGHCGPGAQHRRRPDLPGADQPHQCREALGGCRPECVCRRCRQHPARRQGRGQRPKAQHTAVFVPGTGTVFAGVPGQMDHIRRLQKAAEDKAGDENVAVVSWLGYETPNWLDGSVAQSDRGDAGAPLLRNFTKGLRVAEGDNGVCSHLTLMGHSYGSYVVGVAARDAGGANANDILALGSPGMGVEGAWQLNVDPKHVWVGTAKDDFIQTFTGTVLGDGPQYRDFDAQRIQIDTSGHGGYWDFGPGGASESLQNQGRIIAGRPPTLAPRYPR; the protein is encoded by the coding sequence CTGGGAGGGGGACGATGCGAAGGCTGCGCTCTCGTACATGGCGAAGACGGAGCAGCAGCTGAACATCGTCAAGATGGAGGCGGACACTGCGGCCCTGGTGCTCAACACCGTCGCCGACCGGATCTACCAGGCGCAGACCAACCTCACCAATGCCGTGAAGCGCTCGGTGGATGCCGGCCTGAATGTGTCTGCCGACGGTGTCGTCAGCATCCCGCCCGTAGGCAAGGGAGAGGCCAACGACCCAAGGCGCAGCACACGGCGGTCTTCGTACCGGGCACCGGGACCGTGTTCGCCGGGGTACCGGGGCAGATGGACCACATCCGCCGCCTCCAGAAGGCGGCCGAGGACAAAGCCGGCGACGAGAATGTCGCCGTCGTCTCGTGGCTTGGCTACGAGACACCCAACTGGCTGGACGGCTCCGTGGCCCAGTCCGACCGCGGGGACGCCGGGGCACCGCTGCTGCGCAACTTCACCAAGGGCCTGCGGGTGGCCGAGGGCGACAACGGCGTCTGCTCACACCTGACCCTGATGGGGCACAGCTACGGCAGCTACGTCGTCGGGGTGGCCGCACGCGACGCCGGCGGGGCGAATGCCAACGACATCCTCGCGCTCGGCAGCCCCGGCATGGGGGTGGAAGGCGCGTGGCAGCTCAACGTCGACCCGAAGCACGTCTGGGTCGGCACGGCCAAGGACGACTTCATCCAGACCTTCACCGGCACCGTTCTCGGCGATGGCCCCCAGTACAGGGACTTCGACGCCCAGCGCATCCAGATCGACACCAGCGGACACGGCGGCTACTGGGACTTCGGCCCTGGAGGCGCAAGTGAAAGCCTCCAAAATCAGGGGCGGATCATCGCCGGCCGCCCGCCGACGCTCGCCCCCCGCTACCCGCGCTGA
- a CDS encoding LysR family transcriptional regulator produces the protein MRVFEAVVAHRSVTAAAAALGLAPSSVTEQIRTLEHGLGTELFDRAPRGLALTPAGERLRPWSRRLLDQAEQARREVVAARARLRLGALDTIAATHLPTVLARLAERRPDLEISLHTGTTRDGLLDGVAAGALEAALILDAAGPLGGLGFSLPPAPLDHLDLQDVPLALVAAPTHPLARATTLTPEDLTGQRLLVNTPACSFHLAGERLLGHHLARVPTGGIPVTRACAEQGLGLALLPDAAVHDRLTTGTLVRLPLTPPPPPLHLRLVWRADRTPTPALHQALHAATP, from the coding sequence TTGCGCGTCTTCGAGGCCGTCGTCGCCCACCGCTCCGTCACCGCCGCGGCCGCGGCACTCGGGCTCGCCCCGTCCTCCGTCACCGAGCAGATCCGCACCCTCGAACACGGCCTCGGCACCGAACTCTTCGACCGGGCCCCGCGCGGCCTCGCCCTCACCCCGGCCGGCGAACGGCTGCGGCCGTGGTCCCGGCGGCTGCTCGACCAGGCCGAACAGGCCCGGCGCGAGGTCGTCGCCGCCCGCGCCCGGCTGCGCCTGGGCGCCCTGGACACCATCGCCGCCACCCACCTGCCCACCGTCCTGGCCCGCCTCGCCGAACGGCGGCCCGACCTGGAGATATCCCTGCACACCGGCACCACCCGGGACGGCCTGCTCGACGGCGTCGCCGCCGGGGCCCTGGAGGCGGCACTCATCCTCGACGCCGCCGGCCCGCTCGGCGGGCTCGGCTTCTCCCTGCCACCCGCCCCGCTCGACCACCTCGACCTGCAGGACGTCCCGCTCGCCCTGGTCGCCGCCCCCACCCACCCGCTCGCCCGCGCCACCACCCTCACCCCCGAGGACCTCACCGGCCAGCGCCTCCTGGTGAACACCCCCGCCTGCTCCTTCCACCTCGCCGGCGAACGCCTCCTCGGCCACCACCTCGCCCGCGTCCCCACCGGCGGCATCCCCGTCACCCGCGCCTGCGCCGAACAGGGCCTCGGCCTCGCCCTCCTCCCCGACGCCGCCGTCCACGACCGACTCACCACCGGCACCCTCGTCCGCCTCCCCCTCACACCCCCGCCCCCACCCCTCCACCTCCGCCTCGTCTGGCGCGCCGACCGCACCCCCACCCCCGCCCTCCACCAGGCCCTCCACGCCGCCACCCCCTGA
- a CDS encoding VOC family protein, with protein sequence MEIPEHHQRTVLPHIMVDGAAEAIAFYTTAFGATEHMRLAGEDGRIMHAEIKVHGATLMLGDADAPFAPPGTGGPSVALHVYVPDVDGLTDRAAAAGAELLSAPADMFYGARQSMLRDPFGHVWIFLTPLT encoded by the coding sequence ATGGAGATTCCCGAGCACCACCAGCGCACCGTCCTCCCGCACATCATGGTCGACGGCGCCGCCGAGGCCATCGCCTTCTACACCACCGCCTTCGGCGCGACCGAGCACATGCGGCTCGCGGGCGAGGACGGGCGGATCATGCACGCCGAGATCAAGGTCCACGGCGCCACCCTGATGCTCGGTGACGCCGACGCGCCCTTCGCACCGCCCGGCACCGGCGGCCCGTCCGTCGCCCTGCACGTGTACGTCCCGGACGTGGACGGGCTGACGGACCGGGCCGCGGCCGCGGGCGCCGAACTGCTCTCGGCCCCGGCGGACATGTTCTACGGCGCCCGGCAGTCGATGCTGCGCGACCCGTTCGGGCACGTGTGGATCTTCCTCACGCCGCTCACCTGA
- a CDS encoding ECF transporter S component, which produces MSHPVPLGRRSAAALALVSLVGVAAFGWPLLASTGSALVGHSTDAPWLFALLLPLLLAVVIAQISEGREAGGGAPGLDAKSVALLGVLAAAGAALRPLGAGTAGLEPMFFLMVLSGRVLGPGFGFVLGSLSMFASALLTGGVGPWLPFQMLAMGWVCLGAGLLPGSANLRGRRELLLLAGYGAVSAVLYGTIMNLQGWPYIGGLAGSISFVPGDPVGANLVRFAAYCLTTSLGWDLPRAALTVVLCLTLGTPVLRALRRATRRAAFHSPVTFRPPEG; this is translated from the coding sequence ATGAGCCACCCGGTCCCGCTCGGCCGCCGCTCCGCCGCGGCCCTGGCCCTCGTCTCGCTCGTCGGCGTCGCCGCCTTCGGCTGGCCGCTGCTCGCCTCCACCGGGTCGGCGCTGGTCGGCCACTCCACGGACGCGCCCTGGCTGTTCGCCCTGCTGCTGCCGCTGCTGCTCGCCGTCGTCATCGCGCAGATCTCCGAAGGACGGGAGGCGGGCGGCGGCGCGCCGGGGCTCGACGCCAAGTCCGTCGCGCTGCTGGGCGTCCTGGCCGCGGCCGGTGCCGCCCTGCGCCCGCTGGGCGCCGGGACGGCCGGCCTGGAGCCGATGTTCTTCCTCATGGTCCTGTCCGGCCGCGTCCTCGGCCCCGGATTCGGCTTCGTCCTGGGCTCGTTGTCGATGTTCGCCTCGGCCCTGCTCACCGGCGGCGTCGGGCCGTGGCTGCCGTTCCAGATGCTCGCGATGGGCTGGGTCTGCCTCGGCGCGGGCCTGCTGCCGGGCTCCGCCAACCTGCGCGGCCGCCGCGAACTGCTGCTGCTGGCGGGGTACGGCGCCGTCTCGGCCGTGCTGTACGGGACGATCATGAACCTGCAGGGCTGGCCGTACATCGGCGGCCTGGCCGGCTCCATCTCCTTCGTCCCTGGCGATCCGGTGGGCGCCAACCTGGTCCGCTTCGCCGCCTACTGCCTGACCACGTCCCTGGGCTGGGACCTCCCCCGGGCCGCACTCACCGTCGTCCTGTGCCTCACCCTCGGCACCCCCGTCCTGCGCGCCCTGCGCCGCGCCACCCGCCGCGCCGCCTTCCACTCCCCGGTGACCTTCCGCCCGCCGGAGGGCTGA
- a CDS encoding ABC transporter ATP-binding protein: protein MITFEQVSVRYEGTAAPALSGVDLTVPEGELCLLVGPSGSGKSTLLGTVSGLVPHFTGGVLHGRVTVGGRDTREHRPRELADLVGTVGQDPLAHFVTDTVEDELAYGMESLGLPGDVMRRRVEETLDLLGLADLRDRALGSLSGGQQQRVAIGSVLTVHPRVLVLDEPTSALDPGAAEEVLAVLQRLVHDLGTTVLMAEHRLERVVQYADQVLLLTPGAPPVLGEPAELMAHSPVHPPVVGLGRLAGWRPLPLSVRDARRKAAPLRSDLDGRTPAAVPPRRGEPVTVTDRLAVRRGPVQALRGVDLALHAGEITALMGRNGAGKSTLLGSLVGLHAPASGTVRVGGRTPHRTRPAELIRQVGLVPQDPRDLLYGESVAAECAAADTDAGAAAGTCRALVERLLPGIADTAHPRDLSEGQRLTLALAVVLTARPPLLLLDEPTRGLDYAAKARLVEVLRGLAAEGHSVLLATHDVELAAELAHRTVILAEGEIVADGPTAEVVVSSPAFAPQVAKVLAPGPWLTVGQVAEALGAEVPGAEAPGSEALGSEALGA from the coding sequence GTGATCACCTTCGAGCAGGTCTCCGTCCGGTACGAGGGCACCGCCGCACCCGCCCTGAGCGGGGTCGACCTCACCGTCCCCGAGGGTGAACTCTGCCTGCTGGTGGGCCCGTCGGGCTCCGGCAAGTCCACCCTGCTGGGGACGGTCAGCGGCCTGGTGCCGCACTTCACCGGCGGGGTGCTGCACGGCCGGGTCACCGTCGGCGGCCGGGACACCCGCGAGCACCGGCCGCGCGAACTCGCCGACCTGGTCGGCACCGTGGGGCAGGACCCGCTCGCGCACTTCGTCACCGACACGGTGGAGGACGAACTCGCCTACGGCATGGAGTCGTTGGGCCTGCCCGGCGACGTCATGCGCCGCCGGGTCGAGGAGACCCTGGACCTGCTCGGCCTCGCCGACCTGCGCGACCGCGCGCTGGGCTCGCTCTCCGGCGGGCAGCAACAGCGCGTCGCGATCGGCTCGGTGCTCACCGTGCACCCGCGCGTCCTGGTCCTGGACGAGCCCACCTCGGCCCTCGACCCGGGTGCGGCCGAGGAGGTGCTGGCCGTCCTCCAGCGGCTGGTGCACGACCTCGGCACCACCGTGCTGATGGCCGAGCACCGGCTGGAGCGGGTCGTCCAGTACGCCGACCAGGTGCTGCTGCTGACCCCGGGCGCGCCCCCGGTCCTCGGCGAGCCGGCCGAGCTGATGGCGCACTCCCCGGTGCACCCGCCCGTCGTCGGCCTCGGCCGGCTCGCGGGCTGGCGGCCGCTGCCGCTGTCGGTGCGCGATGCACGCCGCAAGGCGGCGCCGCTGCGCTCCGACCTGGACGGGCGCACGCCCGCCGCCGTACCCCCGCGACGGGGGGAACCCGTCACCGTCACCGACCGCCTCGCCGTCCGCCGCGGCCCCGTCCAGGCCCTGCGCGGAGTCGACCTCGCCCTCCACGCCGGCGAGATCACCGCCCTGATGGGCCGCAACGGCGCGGGCAAGTCCACCCTGCTGGGCAGCCTGGTCGGCCTGCACGCCCCCGCCTCCGGCACCGTCCGGGTCGGCGGCCGCACCCCGCACCGCACCCGCCCCGCCGAGCTGATCCGCCAGGTCGGCCTCGTCCCGCAGGACCCGCGCGACCTGCTGTACGGCGAATCGGTCGCCGCCGAGTGCGCGGCGGCGGACACCGACGCGGGCGCCGCCGCCGGCACCTGCCGCGCCCTGGTCGAACGCCTGCTGCCCGGCATCGCCGACACCGCCCACCCGCGCGACCTCTCCGAAGGCCAGCGCCTCACCCTCGCCCTCGCCGTCGTGCTCACCGCCCGGCCCCCGCTGCTGCTCCTGGACGAGCCGACCCGCGGCCTGGACTACGCCGCCAAGGCCCGGCTGGTGGAGGTCCTGCGCGGCCTCGCCGCCGAGGGGCACTCCGTCCTGCTGGCCACGCACGACGTCGAGCTGGCCGCCGAACTCGCCCACCGCACGGTGATCCTGGCCGAGGGCGAGATCGTCGCGGACGGGCCGACCGCCGAGGTCGTGGTCTCCTCCCCCGCCTTCGCCCCGCAGGTCGCCAAGGTCCTGGCGCCGGGGCCGTGGCTCACCGTGGGGCAGGTCGCGGAGGCGCTGGGCGCGGAGGTTCCGGGCGCGGAGGCGCCGGGGTCGGAGGCGCTGGGGTCGGAGGCGCTGGGCGCATGA
- a CDS encoding CbiQ family ECF transporter T component — protein MSSTPRSTRPPTGPRQLHPGAWWLWALGLGAAATRTTNPAVLLLLAAVAGYVVAARRGDAPWSRSYGAFLRLGLLVLGIRLVFAVFLGSPIPGTHVLFTLPELPLPTWAQGVRLGGRVTAEGLLAALYDGLRLATLLVCVGAANSLASPARLLRTLPGALYEAGVAVVVAMTFAPNLVADVRRLRAARRLRGRTDRGVAAVLSVGLPVLEGALERSVALAAAMDTRGFGRTADVPRRLARATAALTLAGLLGVCLAAYGLLTAGGTGWALPVLLLGLAAASAGLLLGSRRSVRSRYRPDPWALPEWLTAGSGAVVAALTTYLAAQDPAAFAPTVVPPTVPALPLAAVLTVLLGLVPAFAAPTPPRRAS, from the coding sequence GTGAGCAGCACCCCCCGCAGCACCCGACCACCCACCGGTCCCCGCCAACTGCACCCCGGGGCCTGGTGGTTGTGGGCGCTCGGGCTGGGCGCGGCGGCGACCCGCACCACCAACCCGGCGGTCCTGCTGCTGCTCGCCGCCGTCGCCGGATACGTGGTCGCAGCCCGGCGCGGCGACGCGCCCTGGTCCCGGTCGTACGGGGCGTTCCTGCGGCTGGGGCTGCTGGTGCTCGGCATCCGGCTGGTGTTCGCCGTCTTCCTCGGCTCGCCGATCCCCGGCACCCACGTGCTGTTCACGCTGCCCGAACTGCCGCTGCCCACCTGGGCTCAGGGCGTGCGGCTCGGCGGCCGGGTCACCGCCGAGGGCCTGCTCGCCGCGCTGTACGACGGGCTGCGGCTGGCGACCCTGTTGGTCTGCGTCGGCGCCGCCAACTCCCTGGCCAGTCCGGCCCGGCTGCTGCGCACCCTGCCCGGGGCGCTCTACGAGGCGGGCGTGGCGGTGGTGGTGGCGATGACCTTCGCGCCGAACCTGGTCGCCGACGTCCGCCGGCTGCGCGCCGCGCGGCGCCTGCGCGGCCGTACGGACCGGGGCGTCGCCGCCGTGCTGAGCGTCGGACTGCCGGTGCTGGAGGGCGCCTTGGAGCGCTCGGTCGCACTGGCCGCGGCGATGGACACCCGCGGCTTCGGCCGTACCGCCGACGTCCCGCGCCGGCTCGCCCGGGCGACGGCCGCGCTCACCCTGGCCGGGCTACTCGGGGTCTGCCTGGCCGCGTACGGACTGCTCACCGCGGGCGGCACCGGCTGGGCGCTGCCCGTCCTGCTGCTCGGCCTGGCCGCGGCCTCCGCCGGGCTGTTGCTCGGCAGCCGACGATCCGTCAGATCGCGCTACCGTCCCGACCCTTGGGCGCTTCCGGAGTGGCTGACCGCCGGGTCCGGGGCCGTGGTGGCCGCCCTCACCACCTACCTGGCTGCGCAGGACCCGGCCGCCTTCGCCCCCACCGTCGTCCCGCCGACCGTCCCCGCGCTGCCGCTGGCCGCCGTGCTGACCGTACTGCTCGGCCTGGTACCGGCGTTCGCCGCCCCGACCCCGCCCCGGAGGGCATCGTGA
- a CDS encoding SCO2322 family protein, giving the protein MRPHAARTSGASPAALLATLLGALLVLAAAASPAEAAGYRYWSFWRGADGGGWAYQQQGPAVAVPQDGAVDGWRFAVSPDGGQDAAKPRTAGSFADICAGTPAQEGQKRVAVVLDFGTAGDTGVSSSAEVPEPRTACAAVTPRATSAEVLAAVAPPLRYDTNGLLCAIAGYPKAGCADQVGAAGAARPDAPKAGSGGPDIGPIAGGALVAVLAGGAVWQARRRRHP; this is encoded by the coding sequence ATGCGCCCGCACGCCGCCCGCACCTCAGGGGCCTCTCCCGCCGCGCTGCTCGCCACCCTGCTCGGCGCCCTGCTGGTCCTCGCCGCGGCCGCCTCGCCCGCGGAGGCCGCCGGGTACCGGTACTGGTCGTTCTGGCGCGGCGCGGACGGCGGCGGCTGGGCGTACCAGCAGCAGGGGCCCGCGGTCGCGGTGCCGCAGGACGGGGCCGTGGACGGCTGGCGGTTCGCGGTGAGCCCGGACGGGGGGCAGGACGCCGCGAAGCCGCGCACGGCCGGGAGCTTCGCGGACATCTGCGCGGGGACGCCCGCGCAGGAGGGGCAGAAGCGGGTGGCCGTGGTGCTGGACTTCGGCACCGCCGGGGACACGGGGGTTTCCTCCTCCGCCGAGGTCCCCGAGCCGCGGACCGCGTGTGCCGCCGTCACGCCCCGGGCCACCTCGGCCGAGGTGCTGGCCGCCGTCGCCCCGCCGCTGCGGTACGACACCAACGGCCTGCTCTGCGCCATCGCCGGGTACCCGAAGGCGGGCTGCGCCGACCAGGTCGGCGCGGCGGGCGCCGCCCGGCCGGACGCCCCGAAGGCCGGGAGCGGCGGCCCGGACATCGGCCCGATCGCCGGGGGCGCGCTGGTCGCCGTCCTCGCCGGGGGCGCCGTCTGGCAGGCGCGCCGCCGCCGTCACCCCTGA
- a CDS encoding prenyltransferase/squalene oxidase repeat-containing protein: MLTAARLGAAALSAALLTGIAAGPALADVSPPAVPDGLYGKSDPTYDGVWRQALALTALTAAKVTPADSAVGWLTGQQCEDGGWPSYRAAGAGCDPKSEDSNATAVAVQALIALGGHQPAVDKGVAWLKANQNADGSWAYNPGNPGDANSTGLAVSALFAARTDPASVAKAGSGGAAGKNAFDGLARFQLGCAAPADQRGAFAYQPDAATGALAPNTLASAQAALAAAGGHLPVAGSVRADTEPKPLACADGSAPATVPHAEAGEAVGAYLSAQLTGGGDHLTLTTPGAAPSPDYTATAWAALALSQSGHHDQAAGAVDWLDQQEAAWTKDGSDAGATATLLLVSEAAHRDTAELTGKLTALGPTPKATTTSDHATPAKKKTDSISQYWLIGVGLLIGIGGGLLLSLQRKRNPKL, encoded by the coding sequence ATGCTGACCGCCGCCCGCCTGGGCGCCGCCGCCCTGTCCGCCGCGCTGCTCACCGGCATCGCCGCCGGACCGGCCCTCGCCGACGTGTCCCCGCCCGCCGTCCCGGACGGCCTGTACGGCAAGAGCGACCCGACGTACGACGGCGTGTGGCGCCAGGCCCTGGCCCTCACCGCGCTCACCGCCGCCAAGGTCACCCCCGCCGACTCGGCGGTCGGCTGGCTCACCGGCCAGCAGTGCGAGGACGGCGGCTGGCCCTCCTACCGCGCGGCCGGCGCCGGCTGCGATCCCAAGTCCGAGGACAGCAACGCCACCGCCGTCGCCGTCCAGGCCCTGATCGCCCTCGGCGGGCACCAGCCGGCCGTCGACAAGGGCGTCGCCTGGCTCAAGGCCAACCAGAACGCCGACGGCAGCTGGGCCTACAACCCGGGCAACCCGGGCGACGCCAACTCCACCGGCCTCGCCGTCAGCGCCCTGTTCGCCGCCCGGACCGACCCGGCGAGCGTCGCCAAGGCCGGCAGCGGCGGCGCCGCCGGGAAGAACGCCTTCGACGGCCTCGCCCGCTTCCAGCTCGGCTGCGCCGCCCCCGCCGACCAGCGCGGCGCCTTCGCCTACCAGCCGGACGCCGCCACCGGCGCCCTCGCCCCCAACACCCTGGCCAGCGCCCAGGCCGCGCTCGCCGCGGCTGGCGGCCACCTGCCGGTCGCCGGCTCGGTGCGCGCCGACACCGAGCCCAAGCCGCTCGCCTGCGCCGACGGCTCCGCGCCCGCCACCGTCCCGCACGCCGAGGCCGGTGAGGCCGTCGGCGCCTACCTGAGCGCCCAGCTCACCGGCGGCGGCGACCACCTCACCCTCACCACCCCGGGCGCCGCCCCCAGCCCCGACTACACCGCCACCGCCTGGGCCGCCCTCGCCCTCAGCCAGAGCGGCCACCACGACCAGGCCGCCGGCGCCGTCGACTGGCTGGACCAGCAGGAAGCCGCCTGGACCAAGGACGGCAGCGACGCCGGCGCCACCGCCACCCTGCTCCTGGTCTCCGAGGCCGCCCACCGCGACACCGCCGAACTCACCGGCAAGCTCACCGCGCTCGGCCCCACCCCCAAGGCCACCACCACCTCGGACCACGCCACCCCGGCGAAGAAGAAGACCGACAGCATCAGCCAGTACTGGCTCATCGGCGTCGGCCTCCTCATCGGCATCGGCGGCGGCCTGCTCCTCAGCCTCCAGCGCAAGCGCAACCCGAAGCTCTGA
- a CDS encoding TetR family transcriptional regulator, whose product MPSTTEPLTPSPVLPRAAELPLTARQAERRRRILRAATALASRGGYEAVQMREVAESAQVALGTLYRYFPSKVHLLVAVMLEQLQGLHEHIRRHPPTDAEPALRVADTLTRAFHGLQREPLLAEAMVRALSFADRSVGAEVDEVSAATGQLILDAIGQSGPPSESQRAAVRVIEHTWHSALVAWLSGRASIAEVRADLHTAARLLTLP is encoded by the coding sequence TTGCCGTCGACGACCGAACCCCTCACCCCGAGCCCCGTCCTGCCCCGGGCCGCCGAGCTGCCGCTGACCGCGCGCCAGGCCGAACGCCGGCGGCGGATCCTGCGGGCGGCCACCGCGCTGGCCTCGCGGGGCGGGTACGAGGCGGTGCAGATGCGGGAGGTCGCGGAGAGCGCGCAGGTCGCGCTCGGCACGCTCTACCGGTACTTCCCGTCCAAGGTGCACCTGCTCGTCGCGGTGATGCTGGAACAGCTGCAGGGCCTGCACGAGCACATCCGGCGCCACCCGCCGACCGACGCGGAGCCCGCGCTGCGGGTCGCCGACACCCTCACCCGGGCGTTCCACGGGCTGCAGCGCGAGCCGTTGCTGGCCGAGGCGATGGTCCGGGCGCTGTCCTTCGCGGACCGCTCGGTCGGGGCCGAGGTGGACGAGGTCAGCGCCGCCACCGGGCAGCTCATCCTGGACGCGATCGGCCAGTCCGGCCCGCCCAGCGAGAGCCAGCGCGCGGCGGTGCGGGTCATCGAGCACACCTGGCACTCGGCGCTCGTCGCCTGGCTCTCCGGACGCGCCTCGATCGCCGAGGTCCGGGCCGACCTGCACACCGCGGCCCGGCTGCTCACCCTGCCCTGA
- a CDS encoding glycosyltransferase family 4 protein, whose protein sequence is MTAQPLRIALLSYRGDPFCGGQGVYVRHLSRELARLGHHVDVIGAQPFPVLDEVEGPGSVRLVELPSLDLYRADDPFRTPARSEFRGPVDVLEFATMRTGGFPEPLTFSLRARQYLAAHKGRYDVVHDNQTLGYGLLGLARHGFPLVTTIHHPITVDRQLELDAAGTRLKRLSLRRWYAFTRMQRRVAARLDHVITVSGTSQREIAEHLGAAPGAISVVPIGADTRLWSPSEEIARVPGRIVTTSSADVPLKGLVFLVEALAKVRTERDAHLVVVGKPQKEDGPVAEAVRRFGLAEHIEFRSGLTDRELVDLYRSAEVACVPSLYEGFSLPAAEAMATGTPLVATTGGAIPEVAGPDGETCVAVPPGEADMLAAALGRLLDDPQLRAELGAAGRERVLARFTWERAAELTAEAYRAAIATGVGARARSGPGWRYVA, encoded by the coding sequence ATGACCGCGCAGCCGCTGCGGATTGCCCTGCTGTCGTACCGGGGGGACCCCTTCTGCGGTGGTCAGGGCGTCTACGTACGGCACCTCTCCCGCGAACTGGCCAGGCTCGGCCACCACGTGGACGTGATCGGCGCGCAGCCCTTCCCGGTGCTGGACGAGGTCGAAGGACCCGGCTCGGTGCGCCTGGTCGAGCTGCCCAGCCTGGACCTCTACCGCGCCGACGACCCCTTCCGCACCCCCGCCCGCAGCGAGTTCCGCGGCCCGGTGGACGTGCTGGAGTTCGCCACCATGCGCACCGGCGGCTTCCCCGAGCCGCTGACCTTCTCGCTGCGCGCCCGGCAGTACCTGGCCGCGCACAAGGGCCGCTACGACGTCGTGCACGACAACCAGACCCTCGGCTACGGCCTGCTGGGCCTGGCCCGGCACGGATTCCCGCTGGTCACCACGATCCACCACCCGATCACCGTGGACCGGCAGCTGGAGCTGGACGCCGCCGGCACCCGGCTCAAGCGGCTCTCGCTGCGCCGCTGGTACGCCTTCACCCGGATGCAGCGGCGGGTCGCCGCGCGGCTGGACCACGTGATCACCGTCTCCGGCACCTCGCAGCGCGAGATCGCCGAGCACCTGGGGGCGGCGCCCGGCGCGATCTCGGTGGTGCCGATCGGCGCCGACACCCGGCTCTGGTCGCCCTCCGAGGAGATCGCCCGGGTGCCCGGCCGGATCGTCACCACCTCCAGCGCGGACGTCCCGCTGAAGGGCCTGGTCTTCCTGGTGGAGGCGCTCGCCAAGGTCCGCACCGAGCGGGACGCCCACCTGGTGGTGGTCGGCAAGCCGCAGAAGGAGGACGGGCCGGTGGCCGAGGCGGTGCGCCGCTTCGGGCTGGCGGAGCACATCGAGTTCCGCAGCGGTCTGACCGACCGGGAGCTGGTCGACCTCTACCGCTCGGCCGAGGTGGCCTGCGTCCCGTCGCTGTACGAGGGCTTCTCGCTGCCCGCCGCCGAGGCGATGGCCACCGGCACCCCGCTGGTCGCCACCACCGGCGGGGCGATCCCCGAGGTGGCCGGGCCGGACGGGGAGACCTGTGTGGCCGTGCCGCCGGGGGAGGCGGACATGCTGGCCGCCGCGCTCGGCCGGCTGCTGGACGACCCGCAGCTGCGCGCCGAGCTGGGCGCGGCCGGCCGGGAGCGGGTGCTGGCCCGGTTCACCTGGGAGCGGGCCGCCGAGCTGACCGCCGAGGCGTACCGTGCGGCGATCGCCACCGGCGTTGGCGCCCGGGCCCGCTCGGGGCCGGGCTGGCGGTACGTGGCCTGA